TGCTCGACCCGGCCCGCGCGGTCCACGCCGAGCACGCCGAACTTGGCGGCGTCCTCGAGCGGCACCGGGCGCGCCGCGATCGTGACCTCGGCGCCCGCCTCCTGGTGGAAGGCGAGCATCTGGTTCACGTCCATCCGGTAGACGTGGTCCGAGCCGAAGATGGCGACGACGTCGGGCCCGAAGTCGTCGATGAGGTTCAGGTTCTGCAGCACGGCGTCGGCGGTGCCGCGGTACCACGCCGAGCCGAACCGCATCTGGGGCGGCACGACCGTCACGAAGAAGTTCGGGAGGAGCCCGCTCGTGCGCCACGCCACGCGCAGGTGCTCGATGAGCGACTGCGACTTGTACTGCACGAGCACGTAGAGGGAGGGGAGCTCCGAGTTCATGAAGTTCGAGAGCACGAAGTCGATCAGCCGGTGGCGGCCGCCGAACGGCACCGCGGGCTTGGACCGCTCGCGGGTGAGCGGCTGGAGGCGCTCGCCCTTGCCGCCCGCCATGATCATCGCGAGGACGCGCGCGCGGCGTGGCATCGCGCCTAGCCCGCGCCCGGGGGGAGACCCCAGGCCGGGTCGAGCTCGGGGAAGCAGAAGTCCTCGCGCTCGAGCCGCCGGAGCATGCCGGCGTCCTCGGGCGCGAGCGCCTCGCCCGCGCGCAGCCCGCGCAGCATCTCGGAGAGCTTCTTGAACTCGGCGTAGTGCTCCGCGATCCGCCGCTCGGCGTAGTCGCGCGCCGAGCCCGTCGTGATCAGGAACTGCCAGTCGGAGGCCTCGAGCAGCAGCAGCTCGCGCGTCGCCTGGGCGAGCACGCGGCGCTGGTCGCCGTCGCCGCGCGGCGCGGCCGTCAGGTGCCCGACCCACTCGGCCTCGGCGCTGTAGACGCGGTCCCACGTCCACTCCGTGTCGCGGTTCAGCCACACGCGGTGGTCGCCGCCCTCGCCCCAGCTCCCCTCCGGCAGCGAGAGCGTCGTCCGCGGCGGGACGGCCTCGAGCGCCTCGCCGAGGGTCGCGCGCGGGACACCGCTCCGCTCCATCTCGCGCGCGACGTGCTCGAGCCAGAGAGGCCCCTCGAACCACCAGTGGCCGAAGAGCTCGGCGTCGTACGGCGAGCAGACCACGGCGGGCCCGCTCGCGCCCGCCTCGGCGAGCGTGGTGCGGACGAGCTCGACGAAGTGGCGCGCCTGGAGCACCACCTTCTGCGCGGCCTCGCCGGGGTCGTAGACCTGCTTCCGGCCGAGGTCGCCCGAGTGGTCGGTGATCCGCCAGAAGCGCAGGCCGCCGGGGAAGTGCTTCTTGTGGAACTCGAGGTAGGCGTACTCGCCGGGGTAGCCGTGCTCGCGGCTCCACACCTGGAGGGTCGTCTTCGGGTCGCGGAAGAACGCGACCGCCGTGCCCGTGCCCGCGCGCGACGCCACGCGGTAGGGCAGGTAGGGCGAGCGCGCCTCGGTCCCGGGCACGGAGGAGGCGGGCTCGCCCTGCGCCGACCGGAGCGGCACGAAGTCGCGGTAGAGGAAGACCGGGTGACCCGCGGACACGAGGTGCGCGTCGGCGACGAAGTACTCGAGCCCGTGATGCGCGAGCATCTCCTCGAGGCCGGGCCGCATCCACCGGACGCGCCCGCCGTCGCGTCCGGTCGGCGGCGTCCACTCGTAGCGCGGCCG
This genomic interval from Candidatus Methylomirabilota bacterium contains the following:
- a CDS encoding 1,4-alpha-glucan branching protein domain-containing protein — translated: MGSAFALVLHTHLPMVLNHGRWPHGSDWLCEAAFECYLPLLETAHRLVADGISPRWTINLSPVLTEQLASPEFQKELSFYYENVRRACLDSREHFERAGQKEIVRLTGFWEEFYERMWEMHRRIGGDIPGTFADLGRAGHVEIITCAATHGYLPLLGRDESIHLQLRTGVETHRRHFGRAPRGIWLPECAYRPRYEWTPPTGRDGGRVRWMRPGLEEMLAHHGLEYFVADAHLVSAGHPVFLYRDFVPLRSAQGEPASSVPGTEARSPYLPYRVASRAGTGTAVAFFRDPKTTLQVWSREHGYPGEYAYLEFHKKHFPGGLRFWRITDHSGDLGRKQVYDPGEAAQKVVLQARHFVELVRTTLAEAGASGPAVVCSPYDAELFGHWWFEGPLWLEHVAREMERSGVPRATLGEALEAVPPRTTLSLPEGSWGEGGDHRVWLNRDTEWTWDRVYSAEAEWVGHLTAAPRGDGDQRRVLAQATRELLLLEASDWQFLITTGSARDYAERRIAEHYAEFKKLSEMLRGLRAGEALAPEDAGMLRRLEREDFCFPELDPAWGLPPGAG